A single window of Mesoplodon densirostris isolate mMesDen1 chromosome 13, mMesDen1 primary haplotype, whole genome shotgun sequence DNA harbors:
- the LOC132500535 gene encoding elongation factor 1-alpha 1-like produces MGKEKTHINIVVIGHVDSGKSTTTGHLNYKCGGIDKRTTEKFEKEAAEMGKGSFKYAWVLDNLNAEREHGITIDISLWKFETSKYYVTITDAPGHRDFIKNMITGTSQADCAVLIVAAGVGEFEAGISKNGQTREHALLAYTLGVKQLIVGVNKMDSTEPPYSQKRYEEIVKEVSTYIKKIGYNPKTVAFVPISGWNGDSMLELSANMPWFKGWRVTHKDGNASGTTLLEALDCILPPTRPTDKPLFLPLQDVYKIGGIGTVPVGGVETGVLKPGMVVTFAPVNVTTEVKSVEMHHEALSEALPGDNVDFNVKNVSVKDVRRGNVAGDSKNDPPMEAAGFTAQVIILNHPGQISASYAPVLDCHTAHIACKFAELKEKIDRRSGKKLEGGPKFLKFADAAIVDMVPGKPMCVESFSDYPPLSHFAVRDMRQTVAVGVIKAVDKKAAGAGKATKSAQKAQKAK; encoded by the coding sequence ATGGGAAAGGAGAAGACCCACATCAACATCGTTGTCATCGGACACGTAGATTCGGGGAAGTCCACCACTACTGGCCATCTGAACTACAAATGTGGTGGGATCGACAAGAGAACCACTGAAAAGTTCGAGAAGGAGGCTGCCGAGATGGGGAAGGGCTCCTTCAAGTATGCCTGGGTCTTGGACAACCTGAACGCTGAACGCGAGCATGGTATCACCATTGATATCTCCCTATGGAAATTCGAGACCAGCAAGTACTATGTGACCATCACTGATGCCCCAGGACACAGAGACTTCATCAAAAACATGATTACAGGCACATCCCAGGCTGACTGTGCTGTCCTGATTGTTGCTGCTGGTGTTGGTGAATTTGAAGCAGGTATTTCCAAGAATGGGCAGACCCGTGAGCATGCCCTTCTGGCCTACACTCTGGGTGTGAAACAACTAATTGTTGGAGTTAACAAAATGGATTCCACTGAGCCACCGTACAGTCAGAAGAGATACGAGGAAATTGTAAAGGAAGTCAGCACCTACATTAAGAAAATTGGCTACAACCCCAAGACAGTAGCATTTGTGCCAATTTCTGGCTGGAATGGTGACAGCATGCTGGAGCTAAGTGCTAACATGCCGTGGTTCAAGGGATGGAGAGTCACCCATAAAGATGGCAATGCCAGTGGAACCACACTGCTTGAAGCTCTGGATTGCATCCTGCCACCAACTCGCCCAACTGACAAACCCTTGTTTTTGCCCCTCCAGGATGTCTACAAAATTGGTGGTATTGGCACTGTCCCTGTGGGTGGAGTGGAGACTGGTGTTCTCAAACCTGGCATGGTGGTCACCTTTGCTCCAGTCAATGTGACAACTGAAGTGAAGTCTGTTGAAATGCACCATGAAGCTTTGAGTGAAGCCCTTCCTGGGGACAATGTGGACTTCAATGTCAAGAACGTGTCTGTCAAAGATGTTCGTCGTGGCAATGTGGCTGGTGACAGCAAAAATGACCCACCGATGGAAGCAGCTGGCTTCACAGCTCAGGTGATTATCTTGAACCATCCAGGCCAAATCAGTGCCAGCTATGCACCTGTGCTGGATTGTCACACAGCTCACATTGCCTGCAAGTTTGCTGAGCTGAAGGAGAAGATTGATCGTCGTTCTGGGAAAAAGCTGGAAGGTGGCCCCAAATTCTTGAAATTTGCTGATGCTGCCATCGTCGATATGGTTCCTGGCAAACCCATGTGTGTTGAGAGCTTCTCTGACTATCCTCCTCTGAGCCACTTTGCTGTTCGTGACATGAGACAGACGGTCGCTGTGGGAGTCATCAAAGCAGTGGACAAGAAGGCAGCTGGAGCTGGCAAGGCCACCAAGTCTGCCCAGAAAGCTCAGAAGGCTAAATGA